In Ptychodera flava strain L36383 chromosome 17, AS_Pfla_20210202, whole genome shotgun sequence, one genomic interval encodes:
- the LOC139116085 gene encoding zinc finger and SCAN domain-containing protein 12-like — protein MQQHTSEADHIVVDARQGLKCGSKSDASKLLKYANDEDRNITVGSDDADVFDSGSDANDDDDDPYEEDTANEETGMSNVNTETDIRENECKIENEDQNGAVVPELFTGSNRVVICGNKDSSNMADIERPVKSATVNQPHLFETSNSVADMNVSGSHIKDYPSLSGQTHTDIGNNINHVDAVVHKTKFQSDQNEHVEEEMSKVINVEEVSFKCEFCGESFPRNHLLQKHRNQEHGDEIQGHSSSNCDEKQKYLCSGCNCEFGSKGLLQDHLSVNCKGLQRTRQHGTTSSIGQQEISSEQSANTQRGQILHQCDVCKKDFKLHSMLKLHEKKVHGSTGGYLSCRVCNVKFSTRSLLRYHQIAKHARSSGENKHCCPVCKETLCSRLQLRKHMKDKHPNQHQCEICKKSFYYKKLLKQHRNRKHERSVWKCGECSAAFDDYKSLKEHRETHDQDLKYQCEKCKKWFGRKDSYEGHMKRHRLEKSIECKICNKVFHRKARYVSHMTCMKG, from the coding sequence ATGCAACAACATACAAGTGAAGCTGACCACATAGTTGTAGACGCTAGACAAGGGCTGAAATGTGGAAGCAAAAGTGATGCCAGCAAGttgttaaaatatgcaaatgatgaaGACAGAAATATCACTGTAGGCAGTGATGATGCTGATGTATTTGATAGTGGTAGTGATGcgaatgatgacgatgatgacccCTATGAGGAGGACACAGCTAATGAAGAAACTGGTATGAGCAATGTAAATACAGAGACTGatatcagagaaaatgaatgTAAGATAGAAAATGAAGACCAGAATGGAGCAGTTGTTCCAGAACTCTTCACAGGGAGCAATCGGGTGGTTATTTGTGGGAACAAAGATAGTAGCAACATGGCTGATATAGAAAGACCAGTGAAGTCTGCAACTGTAAACCAGCCTCACCTTTTTGAAACAAGTAACTCTGTTGCAGATATGAATGTATCAGGAAGTCACATTAAGGATTATCCAAGTTTATCAGGGCAGACACACACTGACATTGGTAACAATATCAATCATGTTGATGCTGTGGTCCACAAAACCAAATTTCAATCAGACCAGAATGAACATGTTGAAGAggaaatgtcaaaggtcatcaatgtGGAAGAGGTATCATTCAAGTGTGAATTTTGTGGAGAAAGTTTTCCAAGGAATCATCTGCTTCAGAAACACAGAAATCAAGAGCATGGCGACGAAATTCAAGGTCATAGTAGCAGTAACTGCGATGAGAAACAGAAATATTTGTGTAGTGGATGCAACTGTGAGTTTGGCAGCAAAGGTCTTCTGCAGGACCATCTTTCAGTAAATTGTAAAGGTCTCCAACGAACAAGACAGCATGGTACAACATCTAGCATTGGTCAACaagaaatttcctctgaacaaTCAGCCAATACACAGAGAGGACAGATTCTGCATCAGTGTGATGTCTGCAAGAAAGATTTCAAGCTACATAGTATGCTGAAACTTCATGAAAAGAAAGTTCATGGTTCGACTGGTGGTTATCTGTCATGCAGAGTGtgcaatgtgaaattttcaacccgtAGTCTTTTAAGATATCACCAAATTGCTAAGCATGCACGTAGCTCAGGGGAAAATAAACACTGCTGTCCTGTATGCAAGGAAACTCTCTGCTCAAGGCTGCAGTTGAGGAAACATATGAAGGACAAACATCCAAACCAGCACCAGTGTGAGATTTGCAAAAAGTCATTTTATTACAAGAAATTACTAAAGCAGCACAGAAATAGGAAACATGAGAGAAGTGTATGGAAATGTGGAGAATGTAGTGCAGCATTTGATGATTACAAATCATTGAAGGAGCACAGAGAGACGCATGATCAAGATTTAAAGTATCAGTGTGAGAAATGTAAGAAATGGTTTGGCCGGAAGGATAGCTATGAGGGCCATATGAAGAGGCACAGATTAGAGAAATCCATTGAATGTAAAATCTGCAACAAAGTTTTCCATAGGAAAGCAAGATATGTTAGTCACATGACATGCATGAAAGGATGA